The following DNA comes from Hordeum vulgare subsp. vulgare chromosome 3H, MorexV3_pseudomolecules_assembly, whole genome shotgun sequence.
GTAACCTCCCCGGTTCTGCCCCTTTAAGTGAATCCAGTAGCAGCATGCGAGGCCCCTTCTTAGTACCCAAGTACTTTGTCTTGCCAAAATTGCACAACACAAGAAGGCTCCAGTGTCCCCTATATATATACATTCAACGAAGTGAATATTTGGTATCATGCTGATCAAATAACTGATTCCGCAGGATAATAACGTGAGTACATACCAAAGAATAATAGGTACAAATACATATCGTCTTGTGAATATCTTCTTAGCTTTTATCCATTTAAGGATTCTTGATTTATTATCCCACTTGGTGTACATAGTAAACCACAACGAATTAAGGTACGCAtattctttcttcttttcctgaATACCCATGCATGACCAAACATCCCTACATAGAGAGTTGTAGCAGTACATTATAAGATTAACATTCCaatcaaaataaaatgaaaactaaGAACGTAAGACAAACACAGAACATACTCCATGCACAATTCAAAAGTATCAGTGTCTAGCTTCTCTTTCTTTGTTTTATCCCTCCTGTTAATGTGGGTTGACCTTTTTTTTAGAGGGGGTTGCTCTTGAAAGGAGGGTAATTCATTTTGCAAGCTCCGTCGTGTCTTAGCTTCACGGCCTTTGTTTTGGCACTCTACacatggaaaaatagaaatgaCTTGGAGATAACACTCATGCATGTGCGCGCACGCACAGGCTTGCACACTCACACCATGTTAGACCACGTGAACAAAAATAAACACTCTTGTGTAATTATCTTGTACTATGCAGTAAAATCGTCTTGAAAAGCCAGATATAGGGGCGAACGTAAGACTAAAGTAAGATACAACATGTAACAGTTGCACAATTAACAACAAGTCATAAAGTCATCATGTTTACAATATGTATATGGGAAAGTATATCAAGAATTGTAAATCAAGCACTtacaaaataaaagtaaaaatctGTTAAAAGAAAATGGTACGTACAACCCTGGTTCATGACAAGCGAACTAAGTTATTACTGTTTACAATGAAAAAATAAAGTGCATATCATATGAATAATGTGCTGTTATGTCATGCACCATatataaataaaaatatattttagcaatgctaagagcatctccaacaggcgtcCAAAAAATACTCCGCGCGCTAAAAGATTCGTTTTTTTGGGCGCCTGATAGCTCCAACAGAGGCCGTAAAATTGTGCGCGCGTTAATTTTTTTGGGAACGTGCTGAAAAACGCTATCCCGCGCACTATATTTGGTGCACCGGCTTGCGCGCGCAGCAAACTCTGGGCTGTTGCAGGTGGGGTCGCTGGATTGGGCTGGGTTAGGCGCCGCACTAGCGCGCGTTTGTTGAAGATGCTCCGGTCCCCCGTTGTAAAAGTGCTACAGTGTCGCgataaaaaaatattgggcacAAATTTTTTACGCTgccgttgaagatgctctaagcaaCTTGACTAATGAATCAAGAGGAAGTGATTTGTTTCCTAGATGACAGAATAATTTCCCTTGTGCAAGAAATGCCTGTGTATGATTGGTAAACAACTTAGAATATGTGATTCTCCTGTGCACTAGGAAACATATCCAGTGAAACGATACAAAAGCTACAAAATAATATCCCATAATATGTTCGGGCAAACTTCTAGATTGTGCTAAAGACATATGCATGCAGCTATATTAAACTAATAGTGTGTTGTAATTGACATGAATAATTAGGCCACTGAAATTAGATAAGAGATAATGATTTCCAAAGATTAGTAACCCTCCAACTTTATGATATATATGTTGGGACAAATCCACCGACAACGAACATCGAGAAGCCCTCCGACGACGAACACCGTAAGGAGGTAGAAGGCGATGAACAAAACACACTTTCAATGACGAACGCCCCGGCCGACGAACGACTTGTATGTTGACCTCTATTCATCTCAACTTTTTCGAACACACATACATGAGGGTACACACACGCAGCATAACCTCGAAAAAACTCTCACGTCGACCGGGTGCATACCACGGTTCCCACGAAGATTATGGGCCTGTTTGGTTCTCAGGCAAGCGCTCGCTTAGCCTGGCCCAGCAAGAAAAAAAGCTTCGTAACCAGCGGTTCCCAGCTTTTTTCGTGTTTGAGCGAGCGAGCCGATTTGGCTCGCCTCGGTCGGCAAGGCTAGCTTTGCCTAACGATGCAATCAGGCGAGAGAACCAAACAGACCCTATATCTTTCTTAGGCCTCTCTCACTTTGCTCGGCACATATAGTCACCATGGCGCGGCAACAAACCAACACACACGGTAACACACCGGCTCCAGAACAAACAGTACACATAAGAGGTATTTATACCCGGAGAACACACGCACGCATTAACGAGACAAACTAGCTAGCCACAACGCACGACCACCACGCACGGCCACTGCCACATGACCAAGCCGCTAAGCAACTAACCTCTCCTTAATTCGCTCCAACGTCCAAGGACCAGGCCTATCATTCAGTCGACAACCGATCCATGCATGCTACTTCTCTTCAGCCACAACCATACGCAGCCACGAGCTCACCTGATGATGGAGGCTTGGCCATCACACGGACATTACCAACAGTTATACCTGCTCGCGGCTTATTCCGAACATGATAAACTAGACCAAAAATAGTTTAGCTTGGAACTACCAAACAACCACTAAATACAAGTGACGAGTGATTCGGTAGTCATACTACTTCGCATACATAAAATCATAATTATCGAATCTTGTAAAGCTACCGAAACAGAAGGACAATATTATGAACAGTGATTATATGCTATAAACGGTTGATTGATCACATCACCGATTAGTGCCTGAATACTAGCTAAGCAGCCTTACCATAGCCCTAACCCCTAGATGTGGTGCTGCTAGTAGTACTTGGCAGGTTTATGTATACAAGATACATACTTCCATAGGTGAAAAATTATTAAACAACAACGTGGTGGCTCTATGCCCTAGATGGTTAATCTATGCAAGCACCAGATATCACCATGAAACCGAGTCTTGAACATCTAATCACCATTATTCTTAGATATGAAAGACTAATCTGAACTGAATAAATTATACCACTGAAGTAGCTCATTGGATCTACTAACCTTTCAATAATCTTATGCATATGCAGCTCTATAATTTTAATCTTGATTCTGGGCGAGATATTAATCGATGTTTTTAATATATCTGACCAGACCCTCTAAATATCCATGTCGTATACAAGACATCCTTCAAATTAATACCATAAATTCTAACTTCTAAGGGGCTCATGATCCTAGGAATTCCTGTCCGTTTCCAAGAAGCAATAGCGTAGTCC
Coding sequences within:
- the LOC123442034 gene encoding probable ubiquitin-like-specific protease 2B, yielding MTRHSRKARNQEIVVIDLDGDDSSNQECQNKGREAKTRRSLQNELPSFQEQPPLKKRSTHINRRDKTKKEKLDTDTFELCMEDVWSCMGIQEKKKEYAYLNSLWFTMYTKWDNKSRILKWIKAKKIFTRRYVFVPIILWGHWSLLVLCNFGKTKYLGTKKGPRMLLLDSLKGAEPGRLQPIINRFIVDILKIKEREELEQFINEVKLEFPKVPQQSGEDCGMYVLYFVHCFLVNEKLREDLSHLDVLFDQEELKSLEVIREDICSYKEKMDAKTAE